The DNA sequence GGGCGTGAGCCAGGATGCCGCACGCACCCACCGCCTGAACGTCACCCTCGACGCAGAGCACGCCGCCAAGCTCTCCAGCTTGGCCGAGCGCACGCATGTTAACGAAGGCACCCTCGCCCGGTCGCTGCTGGCCAGCGCGATCGAGGCCACCGACCCCGATCCTGACAACGTGGTTGCCCTCCTCGACGGCATCGACGGCGCCTACGAGCGCGCGCAGCGCGGTCTGCGGCAGGCAGCTACAGGGCAGACGATCCCGCTCGACGAGCTATAGCCGTTGGCTCGGGTCGAGCTCGCCGAGAGCGCGGTCGAGGATCTCCACTGGCTCATCCGCACCCACAGCCTTCCCGAAGACACGCGCGCTCGGGTGCGTCGCGGTCTCGTGCAACTCGAGCAGTTCCCACGAATAGGACCCGAGTTGCACGGCCGTTGGGCGGGTCTGCGCTTCGTCCTTGGTCCGTGGCGCTGGATGCTGATGATCTACAAGTACGACGAGTCGAACGATGGCTGTGTGGTCGTGACGATCCAGGACGCCCATGCCTCCTCATCCGCGGCCATGCGGAGCTGACGCGGCCCTACCCGGCTTGTACGCACTCGTGGCGTGACGCGAGGGTGGTTGGGGCCGCAGTACCGGTCGTGCGGTATCCGGGCTATCCGAACGTTGCTCACCCCGTAGACGGGGGGCGGCCTCGGCCGGCTTGGTGGTGGTCGCAGTGCGCCACCGCTCGTACTCCCGGTCGATCGCGGCGCAGGTTCGCGTCGACCAGGAACCTCACGCGGTGGTGCGCAAAGGCAGTGCTCGCTCACGCAGCGCCTCAGCGGCGAAGTGCAGCGCTTCGGTGACGTCATCTGCTTCAAGGTCGGGAAGTTCGGCGGTGATCTCCTCCACGGCCATGCCATCGGCAACCATCGCCACCACGGTGGCGACCGGGATGCGCAACCCCCGAATGCACGGCATGCCACCCATCTGGCCCGGGTCGACCGTGATCCGCTCAAAGCGCATGGACATCACCTCTCACCTCTCGAGTGTACGTCGCACCGCCCGGCTGCTGCGCGGGGCTCGATAGCGGTCTCCTGCGATCAGGGGCGTGACCGGTGATGGGATGGCAGCCTCTTGCCCCGTCCGTTATCGGCCGCGGTCAAGGAGCTCGTCGCACTCACGACTGGGAGGTGCCTGATGTCCACCACTGTGATCATGACCGCCCCGGACGCCGACGAGCTTGCGCCTGTGCGCGGGCGCGTTCGTGGCCGACTATCGCTCGGCACACCCGCCGCAGCTACAGCACCGCCGACCTGTCCTGTCCCTGAGCGTGGAGATATCCGATGGTCGGGCCGCCGCATTCCAGGGTTAGGGGATCCCCGGTACAGCAACGGTCGAGGGCGACCCGTGCCGCCGACAGCCAGCGGACGACGCCGGCGATCGGGGCAACCCTGGAAGTGCGGCGGATACCACGAAGGTTTGCGGATGTCGACCGGACCGCCCGGTCGGCAAGCCCTGCAAGCGTTGCCGGTCAGGGCCGGTCAGGCGCACATCTTCGACGACAGTGTCTCACCTGTGATACGCCCGTGCTATGCTGGCCTCCATGAACGAGATCAACGTGCGTGAACTGCGCAACCACGGCGGCGAGGTGCTCGAACGCGTGTCGCGTGGCGAGACCCTGACCGTGACGCGCGCCGGTGTACCCGTGGCAGAGCTGCGTCCATTGGCCCGGCAACCGCTGGCGGCTTCAACCCTGCTGGCGCGCTGGCAGCGCCTACCCCTCGTGGATGCCCACCGGCTCCGGCTAGACCTGGATCAGGTCCTCGACGCCTCGCTCTAGATGGCCACCGACCGCCGCGGTCTGCTGGACACCAGCACCGTCATCCTGCTGCCGCTCATCGATGACGCCGCTCAGTTGCCTGACGAGCCCCTGATCAGCGCCGTCACCCTGGCAGAGCTGTCGGTGGGTCCGCTGATCGCCTCCACGGAGCAACAACGCACGGCCCGGCAGGCACACGTGCAGCAGGCCGAGGCTGACTTCGACGCCTTGCCGT is a window from the Egibacteraceae bacterium genome containing:
- a CDS encoding DUF433 domain-containing protein; this encodes MRFERITVDPGQMGGMPCIRGLRIPVATVVAMVADGMAVEEITAELPDLEADDVTEALHFAAEALRERALPLRTTA
- a CDS encoding type II toxin-antitoxin system prevent-host-death family antitoxin, which encodes MNEINVRELRNHGGEVLERVSRGETLTVTRAGVPVAELRPLARQPLAASTLLARWQRLPLVDAHRLRLDLDQVLDASL
- a CDS encoding type II toxin-antitoxin system VapC family toxin, giving the protein MATDRRGLLDTSTVILLPLIDDAAQLPDEPLISAVTLAELSVGPLIASTEQQRTARQAHVQQAEADFDALPFDAAAARAFGRVAASLRQAGRKTTARTYDAMIAAIAVANDLPLYTCNPADFTGIEELRVVVVPHPNSIDES